A single Nycticebus coucang isolate mNycCou1 chromosome 16, mNycCou1.pri, whole genome shotgun sequence DNA region contains:
- the IFNAR1 gene encoding interferon alpha/beta receptor 1 — MLALLGATALVLVAWTPRVLPAAGGGINLNCSQNLEVNIIDDSVTLKWNRSHESVRNTTFSADYKIPETDNWIRLPECQHVTGTECSFPLPPVNVFEETKFRVKAEQGNTSWCEAISLIPFAKVQIGPPGVRLEAEDKAIIVNLSSPGTKDSIMWALESSSFLYSLVIWNNSSVEERTETVYPRDKIYKLSPETTYCLKVKAKILAPRKVGVYSPVYCINTTVENKLLRPENLDVSVKNQRYVLKWDHAFANVTFRVQWLHAFSKRNPESHSYKWKQITDCENLKTTHCVFPPNLFPRGNYYLRVQASDGNSTSFWSEETKFNPERIPIIHPPVINVKSTSDSLHIYIGAPEESENKPMSQHLPLSYEIILWKNTSHAERNILEDKSDFTIPDLQPLTTYCLKARAHLVDKKQKESSIFSDVVCEKTKPGNTSKSWLIAGICIALFALPAVMYIGKVLLKGISYVFFPSVKPSSTIDKYFCERPLENLLLSTCEEQTEKCFIIKNENTVITVEETDQIDGDYKAYSSQSSQDSGNYSNEDENSGSKLSEDHLDQETV, encoded by the exons ATGCTCGCCCTCCTGGGCGCGACAGCCCTGGTGCTGGTCGCCTGGACTCCACGGGTGTTGCCCGCAGCCGGAG GTGGAATAAATCTAAACTGCTCTCAAAATTTAGAGGTCAACATCATAGATGACAGTGTTACGCTAAAGTGGAACAGGAGCCATGAGTCCGTCAGGAACACGACTTTTTCAGCAgattataaaat ACCTGAGACGGATAATTGGATAAGATTGCCTGAGTGTCAGCATGTCACAGGTACCGAATGCAGCTTTCCTTtacccccagtgaatgtttttgaaGAAACCAAATTTCGTGTAAAAGCAGAACAAGGAAACACTTCATGGTGTGAGGCTATTTCCCTTATACCATTtgcaaaag TTCAAATTGGTCCTCCTGGAGTACGTTTAGAAGCTGAAGATAAAGCAATAATAGTAAACCTCTCTTCTCCTGGAACAAAAGATAGTATCATGTGGGCTTTGGAGAGTTCAAGCTTTCTATATAGCTTAGTTATCTGGAACAATTCAAGTGTAGAG GAAAGGACTGAAACTGTTTATCCCagagataaaatttataaactcTCACCAGAGACTACTTATTGTTTAAAAGTTAAGGCAAAAATACTTGCGCCACGGAAAGTTGGGGTGTACAGTCCAGTGTATTGTATAAATACCACAG TTGAAAATAAACTGCTTCGACCAGAAAATTTAGATGTCAGTGTTAAAAACCAGAGATATGTTCTTAAATGGGATCATGCATTTGCAAACGTGACCTTTCGAGTTCAGTGGCTCCA TGCCTTTTCCAAAAGGAATCCTGAGAGtcattcatataaatggaaacaaataacTGACTGTGAAAACCTCAAAACTACCCACTGTGTCTTTCCTCCAAATCTTTTCCCAAGAGGAAATTACTATCTCCGTGTACAAGCATCTGATGGAAATAGCACATCCTTTTGGTCTGAAGAGACAAAATTTAACCCTGAACGAATAC CTATCATACATCCTCCAGTCATCAACGTGAAATCCACTAGTGATTCGCTGCACATCTACATAGGTGCTCCAGAAGAATCTGAAAACAAGCCCATGAGCCAGCATCTCCCACTAAGCTATGAAATTATTCTTTGGAAAAACACTTCACATGCTGAG agaaacATTCTAGAGGACAAAAGTGATTTTACTATTCCTGACTTGCAACCGCTGACTACATATTGTCTCAAAGCCAGAGCACACCTTGtggataaaaaacaaaaggaaagcagTATTTTTAGTGATGTTGTGTGCGAGAAAACAAAACCAG GAAATACTTCCAAGAGCTGGCTGATAGCTGGCATTTGCATTGCGTTATTTGCTCTCCCGGCTGTTATGTACATTGGGAAAGTCCTCCTGAAAGGCATCAGTTATGTGTTCTTCCCATCAGTTAAACCTTCCTCCACCATAGATAAG tatttctGTGAACGGCCACTAGAGAATCTTCTGCTTTCGACTTGTGAGgaacaaactgaaaaatgttttataattaaaaatgaaaacacagttaTTACGGTAGAAGAAACTGATCAAATTGATGGTGATTACAAAGCATATAGTTCCCAATCTAGTCAAGATTCAGGAAACTATTCTAATGAAGATGAAAACAGTGGAAGTAAACTAAGTGAAGATCATCTAGACCAGGAAACGGTATGA